A genomic window from Oryctolagus cuniculus chromosome 12, mOryCun1.1, whole genome shotgun sequence includes:
- the LOC100358714 gene encoding olfactory receptor 4F4, whose amino-acid sequence MHLHLRTLMNVTVEDTSWNESRRETNHSAVTEFIFLGLSNSQELQIFLFGFFFVFYAGIVLGNLLIILAVAVDSHLHSPMYFLLANLSLIDLSLSSVTAPKMITDFFRNCKVISFKGCLAQIFLLHFFGGSEMVILTAMAFDRYVAICKPLRYNTIMCSNVCVGIMAAAWGIGFLHSVSQLAFAVNLPFCGPNEVDSFYCDLPRVVKLACTDTYRLDIMVIANSGVLTVCAFILLLISYTVILTTIQHRPSERSSKALSTLTAHISAVLLFFGPCVFIYAWPFPIKSSDKFLAVFYSVVTPFLNPLIYTLRNKDMKTAMRRLRKWNVDSRVNS is encoded by the exons ATGCATCTTCATTTACGAACCCTCATGAAT GTCACTGTGGAGGACACGTCCTGGAATGAATCAAGAAGGGAAACAAATCACTCCGCGGTGACCGAGTTCATTTTTCTGGGACTCTCCAATTCTCAGGAACTCCAGATTTTCCTGTTTGGGTTCTTTTTCGTGTTCTATGCAGGAATTGTGCTTGGAAATCTTCTTATCATTCTAGCTGTAGCTGTTGATTCCCACCTTCATTCCCCCATGTATTTCCTGCTGGCCAACCTCTCACTCATTGATCTGTCTTTGTCTTCAGTCACAGCCCCCAAGATGATTACGGACTTCTTCAGGAACTGCAAGGTCATCTCTTTCAAAGGCTGCCTCGCTCAGatctttctccttcacttctttgGTGGGAGTGAAATGGTGATCCTCACAGCAATGGCCTTTGACAGATATGTAGCAATTTGTAAACCTCTACGTTACAATACAATTATGTGTAGCAATGTATGTGTTGGCATTATGGCTGCTGCATGGGGAATTGGCTTCTTGCACTCAGTGAGCCAGTTGGCCTTTGCAGTGAACTTGCCCTTCTGTGGTCCTAATGAGGTTGACAGCTTTTATTGTGACCTTCCCAGGGTCGTCAAACTCGCTTGTACCGACACCTACCGGCTAGACATCATGGTCATTGCCAACAGTGGTGTGCTCACTGTGTGTGCTTTCATTCTCCTACTCATCTCCTACACCGTCATCCTAACGACCATCCAGCACCGCCCTTCAGAAAGGTCATCCAAAGCTCTGTCCACTTTGACTGCTCACATCTCTGCTGTTCTTCTGTTCTTCGGGCCATGTGTCTTCATTTATGCCTGGCCATTCCCCATCAAGTCGTCAGATAAATTCCTTGCTGTGTTTTATTCTGTGGTCACTCCATTCCTGAACCCACTTATATACACACTGAGGAACAAAGACATGAAGACTGCAATGAGACGACTGAGAAAATGGAATGTGGATTCTAGGGTAAACTCTTAA
- the LOC138842993 gene encoding olfactory receptor 4F15-like, giving the protein MGGLNDSVVSEFVLLGLSTSWGTKVFLMLTFSLFYVGIILGNLFIVFLVIADSHLHSPMYFLLANLSLIDVSFSTVTVPKMISELLSEYKVISFQSCMTQTCFIHIMGAAELVLLIAMAFDRYIAICKPLHYLNIMSPKKCVSFVVIGWVTGVVHAMSQFAFVINLPFCGPNTIDSFYCDFPRIIKLACTDGAKFEFVVAANSGFMTAGTFFLLIISYVFILATVWKRSAGDLSKALVTLSAHITVVVLFFTPCVFLYVWPFPTSSIDKYLFIVDFAITPALNPIIYTLRNKDIKIAVQRLSKQKY; this is encoded by the coding sequence ATGGGCGGCCTGAATGACTCTGTGGTCTCTGAGTTTGTGCTGCTGGGACTCTCCACTTCGTGGGGAACTAAGGTTTTTCTCATGTTGACATTCTCCTTGTTCTATGTAGGGATCATCCTGGGAAATCTCTTCATTGTCTTCTTGGTCATTGCTGATTCTCACTTGCATTCTCCTATGTACTTCTTGCTGGCCAACCTGTCCCTCATTGATGTGagcttttccacagtcacagtTCCCAAGATGATCTCAGAACTTTTAAGTGAATACAAAGTAATCTCCTTCCAAAGCTGTATGACACAGACATGCTTCATCCACATCATGGGAGCAGCAGAATTGGTGCTGCTCATAGCCATGGCGTTTGACAGGTACATTGCAATCTGCAAGCCTCTACACTACTTGAACATCATGAGCCCTAAAAAATGTGTTTCATTTGTAGTCATTGGCTGGGTAACTGGAGTTGTCCATGCGATGTCTCAGTTTGCTTTTGTGATAAACTTGCCTTTCTGTGGTCCTAATACAATAGACAGCTTTTACTGTGACTTTCCTAGGATAATTAAACTTGCATGTACAGATGGAGCCAAGTTTGAGTTTGTTGTTGCTGCCAACAGTGGCTTCATGACTGCAGGAACCTTCTTCCTGCTAATCATTTCCTACGTCTTCATTCTGGCCACCGTCTGGAAACGTTCTGCAGGGGACTTATCCAAGGCACTCGTCACGTTGTCAGCTCACATCACGGTGGTTGTACTTTTCTTCACCCcatgtgtgtttctgtatgtgtgGCCTTTCCCCACATCATCAATTGATAAATACCTGTTCATTGTTGACTTTGCTATCACTCCCGCCTTGAATCCTATCATCTATACACTAAGGAACAAAGATATAAAGATAGCAGTACAAAGACTGAGCAAACAGAAATACTAG
- the LOC100337750 gene encoding olfactory receptor 4F6-like — protein MDQVNDTVVTEFVLLGLAQSLGARLVLFLFLLLFFVGIILGNLLIVLTVLLDPHLHSPMYVLLANLSLMDVGLSSTTVPRIISDIFSDCKVISFRSCMIQTFFIHVMGGIEMLLLIAMAYDRYTAICKPLYYLTIMNPKMCVLLIVTAWVIGVIHAVSQFVFVINLPFCGPNNVGSFYCDFPRVIKLACMDTYRLEFVVTANSGFISMGTFFLLIVSYIFILVTVRQNSSNGLSKAFFTLSAHITAVVLFFAPCMFLYVWPFPTKSLDKFFAIVDFVVTPVLNPAIYTLRNKDMKLAMRRLSQQVASSMEMT, from the coding sequence ATGGACCAAGTAAACGACACTGTGGTAACTGAATTTGTGTTGCTGGGACTTGCACAATCCTTGGGAGCGCGGCTTgtcctttttctcttcctgttaCTGTTCTTTGTGGGAATTATCCTAGGAAATCTTCTCATTGTGCTCACAGTTCTCTTGGACCCGCACTTGCACTCGCCCATGTATGTCCTGCTGGCCAACCTGTCACTCATGGACGTGGGTCTTTCCTCCACCACAGTTCCTAGGATTATCTCGGATATCTTTAGTGATTGTAAAGTCATCTCCTTCCGTAGCTGCATGATACAAACGTTCTTTATTCATGTCATGGGAGGAATTGAGATGCTGCTGCTCATAGCCATGGCATATGACAGATACACAGCAATTTGCAAGCCTCTTTACTATCTAACTATCATGAATCCCAAAATGTGTGTGCTTTTGATAGTAACTGCTTGGGTTATTGGGGTAATTCATGCTGTGTCtcagtttgtttttgttataaatTTACCCTTCTGTGGCCCTAACAATGTGGGAAGTTTTTATTGTGATTTTCCAAGAGTTATTAAACTTGCATGCATGGACACTTACAGGCTAGAATTCGTGGTCACTGCCAATAGCGGCTTCATCTCTATGGGTACTTTCTTTCTCCTAATTGtatcatatatttttattctggTCACTGTCAGACAAAATTCTTCCAATGGTTTATCCAAAGCGTTCTTCACTTTGTCTGCTCACATCACTGCAGTGGTGTTGTTTTTTGCTCCATGTATGTTTCTCTATGTTTGGCCTTTCCCTACTAAGTCATTGGATAAATTTTTTGCCATTGTGGACTTTGTTGTTACCCCTGTCTTAAATCCTGCCATCTATACTTTAAGGAACAAAGATATGAAGTTGGCAATGAGAAGGCTGAGTCAACAAGTTGCAAGTTCTATGGAGATGACATAA